A section of the Hippea sp. KM1 genome encodes:
- the hslU gene encoding ATP-dependent protease ATPase subunit HslU: MEDKLTPKRIVELLDKYIVGQKEAKKAIAIALRTRYRRHKVSGDIKEEIMPKNILMIGPTGVGKTEIARRIAKITNAPFVKVEASKFTEVGYVGRDVESIIRDLARISYEMVKQEELKKVEDKAEKEAEERVLDILVPPIKKRSIYESEDEERISKTREKFREKLRNGELDDKVVEITISPQKPEQMVPFIEVAAAPIDELDSSLKDMLDNLLPGRKKTRKVTVKEALRILKEEEAQKLIDKDKVKEKAIEKASNDGIVFIDEIDKIVSKSSSTSGPDVSREGVQRDLLPIVEGSSVNTRYGIIKTDHILFIAAGAFHQVKPSDMIPELQGRFPIRVELKPLTKDDFIRILKEPRNALIKQYKALLDTEGIELTFSDDAIEKIAEIAEKINKETENIGARRLHTLLERLLEDISFEAPDIEPKNIVIDAKYVEEKLSGIVEDRDLSRYIL, translated from the coding sequence AGCTTTTAGATAAATACATAGTCGGCCAAAAAGAGGCCAAAAAGGCCATAGCTATAGCACTAAGAACCCGCTATAGAAGGCATAAGGTTTCAGGCGATATAAAAGAAGAGATAATGCCAAAGAACATACTCATGATAGGCCCAACCGGCGTGGGAAAAACAGAAATCGCAAGAAGGATAGCAAAGATAACAAACGCCCCGTTTGTGAAGGTTGAGGCAAGCAAGTTTACAGAGGTCGGCTATGTGGGAAGGGATGTTGAGTCTATAATACGAGACCTTGCCCGCATAAGCTATGAGATGGTCAAGCAGGAGGAGCTAAAAAAGGTCGAGGACAAGGCTGAAAAAGAGGCAGAGGAAAGGGTTTTGGATATCCTGGTGCCTCCTATAAAGAAGCGCTCCATCTATGAGAGTGAGGATGAGGAGAGAATCTCAAAGACAAGGGAGAAGTTCAGGGAAAAGCTAAGAAACGGCGAGCTGGACGATAAGGTCGTGGAGATAACCATAAGCCCACAAAAACCCGAGCAGATGGTTCCCTTTATCGAGGTTGCAGCAGCACCGATAGATGAGCTGGATTCAAGCCTTAAGGACATGTTAGACAACCTCCTGCCAGGCAGGAAAAAGACCCGAAAGGTAACGGTAAAAGAGGCATTGAGGATACTAAAAGAGGAAGAGGCCCAGAAACTCATAGACAAAGACAAGGTCAAGGAGAAGGCTATAGAGAAGGCATCCAATGATGGCATAGTCTTTATAGACGAGATAGACAAGATAGTCAGCAAATCCTCATCGACCTCCGGCCCGGATGTCTCAAGGGAGGGCGTGCAGAGGGATCTATTGCCCATCGTGGAAGGCTCAAGCGTCAACACCCGCTATGGAATCATAAAGACAGACCACATACTGTTCATTGCGGCAGGGGCGTTCCATCAGGTAAAACCCAGCGACATGATACCCGAGCTTCAGGGAAGGTTTCCCATCAGGGTTGAGTTAAAACCGTTAACAAAGGATGATTTCATAAGGATATTGAAAGAGCCAAGAAATGCGCTAATCAAGCAATACAAGGCGCTCCTTGATACAGAGGGCATAGAGCTTACCTTCAGTGATGATGCCATAGAAAAGATCGCAGAGATAGCAGAAAAGATAAACAAAGAAACAGAAAATATAGGGGCAAGAAGGCTCCATACGCTGCTTGAGAGACTCCTTGAGGATATATCCTTCGAGGCGCCAGACATAGAACCCAAAAACATAGTGATAGACGCAAAATATGTCGAAGAGAAGCTCTCAGGCATTGTGGAGGATAGGGATCTAAGCCGCTATATCCTTTAG
- the yihA gene encoding ribosome biogenesis GTP-binding protein YihA/YsxC, with amino-acid sequence MFEQKKDAGDFGYNDQRGQADGCLAFKKAVFEGSYEDARLLGLPQIAFAGRSNVGKSSLINAILNRKITYVSKNPGKTIMINAIKVNDRFYFIDLPGYGYARRSKQMRNKWRKTIEDYLKNSNLLYHVFVLIDSRHLPMDSDVVFLDWLRFYKKPFSVVFTKTDKSTQKSISASISYLKQQIGNFNYFLTSSKKKKGIDRLCEFIGERAGQLP; translated from the coding sequence ATGTTTGAGCAAAAGAAGGACGCTGGCGATTTTGGATACAACGACCAACGAGGTCAAGCTGATGGATGTTTAGCTTTTAAAAAGGCTGTTTTTGAGGGCAGTTATGAGGATGCAAGGCTCCTCGGGCTGCCCCAGATTGCCTTTGCGGGCAGGAGCAATGTTGGCAAATCGTCGCTTATAAACGCCATTTTGAACAGAAAAATAACCTATGTAAGCAAAAATCCCGGAAAAACCATAATGATAAACGCCATAAAGGTCAACGACAGGTTCTATTTTATCGATTTGCCCGGATACGGTTATGCAAGGCGGTCAAAGCAGATGCGCAATAAGTGGAGAAAGACCATCGAGGATTATCTGAAAAACTCGAATCTGCTTTACCATGTGTTTGTTTTGATAGACTCAAGACACTTACCGATGGATAGCGATGTGGTTTTTCTTGATTGGCTTAGGTTTTACAAAAAGCCTTTTAGTGTGGTTTTTACCAAAACCGATAAATCCACCCAAAAATCCATTTCGGCCAGCATATCCTACCTTAAGCAGCAGATAGGCAACTTCAATTACTTCTTGACATCCTCAAAGAAAAAGAAGGGTATAGATAGGCTGTGTGAATTCATAGGCGAAAGGGCAGGGCAGCTTCCCTAA